Proteins from one Oscillatoria sp. FACHB-1407 genomic window:
- a CDS encoding TIGR02588 family protein has product MSQTQSPKTSSQATEQEQPSRTPAEWVTFGIASCILAGIVGLVLYVWFGTNYQDDPQISIRESGEVREAEGNYYLPFEVSNTGGSTAESVQIMAELEVNGEVTESAEQQIDFLSGGETEEGAFVFSEDPQQGELTLRVASYKLP; this is encoded by the coding sequence ATGAGTCAAACTCAATCCCCTAAAACATCCTCTCAAGCAACAGAGCAGGAGCAACCATCCCGCACCCCAGCGGAGTGGGTCACCTTTGGTATTGCTTCCTGTATTCTCGCTGGGATTGTCGGATTAGTGCTCTATGTTTGGTTTGGTACAAACTATCAGGACGACCCCCAAATCAGCATTCGCGAGTCTGGAGAGGTTCGAGAAGCAGAGGGAAATTATTATCTCCCCTTTGAGGTGAGCAACACGGGAGGTAGTACGGCGGAGTCGGTGCAAATCATGGCTGAGTTAGAAGTCAACGGTGAAGTAACCGAATCAGCAGAGCAGCAAATCGACTTTCTCTCAGGCGGTGAAACTGAAGAGGGAGCCTTTGTCTTTAGCGAAGATCCGCAACAGGGAGAACTGACCCTGCGAGTAGCGAGCTACAAACTGCCCTAA
- a CDS encoding TIGR02587 family membrane protein gives MRSAKRQQIWRTEIRDIVRGACGGFLFGIPLLYTMEVWWIGSFIEPPRMLIAIAATFVVVFMLNRTSGFRNTRDTNLQDAAMDSVEAIALGLACAALILTLLREIAPSTPLDEALGKIIYEGVPFTLGVALARQLLRADDNGNGQETTESRGRQSGSSQTSSPAINDTLSDIGGTLIGSLFIAFNIAPTDEVAMLSSAVSPPWLIAIIVTSLLISYGIVFEANFSDQKKRKQQRGIFQRPLSETVMSYLVSLAAAAVMLWFFDQLSFDDPWSMWLSYTLILGLPATIGGAAGRLAV, from the coding sequence ATGAGGTCAGCCAAACGACAGCAAATCTGGAGAACTGAGATTCGAGATATTGTTCGGGGTGCCTGTGGCGGGTTTCTATTTGGCATTCCTCTGCTTTACACCATGGAAGTGTGGTGGATTGGCTCATTTATCGAACCGCCCCGAATGCTAATCGCGATCGCCGCTACGTTTGTTGTTGTCTTTATGCTGAATCGCACTTCTGGGTTCCGTAATACCAGAGACACAAACCTCCAGGATGCCGCTATGGATAGTGTGGAGGCGATCGCGTTGGGATTAGCCTGCGCCGCTTTGATTTTGACCTTACTTCGCGAAATTGCCCCCAGTACTCCTCTGGATGAGGCGTTAGGCAAGATCATCTATGAAGGTGTGCCCTTCACGCTGGGAGTTGCTCTTGCCCGACAACTTCTAAGAGCCGATGACAATGGCAACGGTCAGGAGACAACCGAGTCTAGAGGCAGGCAGTCTGGCTCATCTCAAACCTCTTCTCCTGCCATCAATGACACCTTGTCTGATATTGGCGGTACCTTGATTGGCTCTTTATTTATTGCGTTTAACATCGCCCCCACCGATGAGGTTGCCATGCTCTCTTCGGCAGTGTCTCCACCCTGGCTGATTGCCATCATCGTGACATCCTTGCTGATATCCTATGGCATTGTGTTTGAGGCAAACTTTTCAGACCAAAAAAAACGCAAACAGCAACGGGGAATTTTTCAGCGTCCGTTGAGTGAAACGGTGATGTCGTATCTAGTGTCACTGGCAGCCGCAGCGGTGATGTTGTGGTTTTTTGATCAGCTCAGTTTTGATGACCCGTGGAGTATGTGGCTGAGTTACACGTTGATTTTAGGATTGCCTGCCACGATTGGTGGTGCGGCTGGGAGGTTAGCTGTATGA